A single genomic interval of Stieleria maiorica harbors:
- a CDS encoding cell surface protein produces MSQQAQASASQSQSQPRDTSKMRKYLNDAVQVLKDFGVDSKSGAPQELISLLEGVKHLDEGKVLAIADVIQHMGAFNALVRENVESIAVGNRYLAISQEFDSIRDDSKRLIAQLDDGRISGTEKLSNWWMKIRRGTPNDRFEKIVEIYADVAKDTKEALKSEDRIMEAYIDFRFALKEAEVLARELLDAHAPRLEAAQKALSEAQAALDGYTGTDESGKSQLELARDESRQHYEDEDETYQLLKDIAENLEIGYDVGETLITKLKQTHDVKERVYRRAVTFFTTNEHVFTILGTVYQSQHGLHEVTQATEAMKDGVNKGLEDVASLGRELERAALKAGYGSTINPESVQKLVDAISDFQIESLEMIAELRKESEESTRAIRKSVEAGKKKYQETLARHAREQINR; encoded by the coding sequence ATGTCCCAGCAAGCTCAAGCGAGTGCATCGCAATCCCAGTCTCAGCCGCGTGACACGAGCAAGATGCGGAAGTACCTCAATGACGCGGTCCAGGTGCTGAAGGATTTCGGGGTCGACAGCAAGAGCGGTGCCCCGCAAGAGTTGATCTCGCTGCTGGAGGGGGTCAAGCATCTCGACGAAGGGAAGGTGCTGGCGATCGCCGACGTGATTCAGCACATGGGGGCGTTCAACGCGTTGGTGCGTGAGAATGTCGAGAGCATCGCGGTCGGCAACCGCTACCTGGCGATCTCGCAGGAATTCGACTCGATCCGCGACGACAGCAAACGCTTGATCGCCCAGTTGGATGACGGACGCATCAGCGGCACGGAAAAACTGTCCAACTGGTGGATGAAAATCCGCCGGGGAACACCGAACGATCGATTCGAAAAAATCGTCGAAATCTACGCCGACGTCGCCAAGGACACCAAGGAGGCACTCAAGAGCGAAGACCGGATCATGGAGGCGTACATCGATTTTCGATTCGCGCTCAAGGAAGCCGAGGTGCTGGCCCGAGAGCTGCTGGATGCCCACGCACCCAGATTGGAAGCGGCCCAAAAGGCACTGTCCGAAGCCCAGGCGGCGTTGGACGGCTACACCGGCACCGACGAAAGTGGGAAAAGCCAACTGGAGCTGGCACGCGATGAGTCACGCCAGCATTATGAAGACGAGGACGAGACGTACCAGTTGCTCAAGGACATCGCCGAAAACCTGGAGATCGGGTACGACGTCGGGGAGACGTTGATCACCAAGCTGAAGCAGACGCACGACGTCAAAGAACGTGTGTACCGTCGCGCGGTGACATTTTTCACCACTAACGAGCACGTCTTCACCATCCTGGGAACGGTCTACCAAAGCCAGCACGGCTTGCATGAAGTCACCCAGGCGACCGAGGCGATGAAGGACGGCGTCAACAAAGGCCTGGAAGACGTCGCCAGTTTGGGCCGGGAACTCGAACGAGCGGCGCTGAAGGCCGGCTACGGAAGCACGATCAATCCCGAGTCGGTGCAGAAACTGGTCGACGCGATCAGCGATTTCCAAATCGAGTCGCTGGAGATGATCGCCGAACTGAGAAAGGAGAGTGAAGAGAGCACGCGGGCGATTCGCAAGAGCGTCGAAGCGGGGAAGAAAAAGTACCAGGAAACACTGGCCCGCCACGCACGCGAACAGATCAACCGCTAA
- a CDS encoding DUF6384 family protein, with product MSQAQAKQPPALSPVPSPGHSLSLQETLRVMDVAREMRDQREQAEEMFRRDDLRVALREKLMRTARLSGDNVTEAEIDAAIGQYMETLHTYQDPEPGLKRFLAHCWVWRNRIIWSLAGVAGITGGLWYFFG from the coding sequence ATGAGCCAAGCACAAGCAAAACAACCGCCCGCCCTATCACCCGTCCCGTCGCCCGGCCATTCTCTTTCGCTGCAGGAAACGCTGCGGGTGATGGACGTCGCCCGAGAGATGCGGGATCAACGCGAGCAGGCCGAAGAGATGTTTCGCCGCGACGATCTCCGCGTCGCCCTGCGCGAAAAACTGATGCGGACGGCGCGGCTGTCCGGCGACAACGTGACCGAGGCAGAAATCGATGCCGCGATCGGCCAGTACATGGAAACCCTGCACACGTACCAGGATCCGGAACCGGGACTGAAGCGCTTTCTCGCACATTGCTGGGTTTGGCGAAACAGAATCATTTGGTCGTTGGCCGGTGTCGCGGGAATCACCGGCGGACTTTGGTATTTCTTCGGTTAG
- a CDS encoding coiled-coil domain-containing protein, producing MTISGPAMHRLLMDGYKDVQQRLDEMRSRISSIDSQRDQLGDDRSDALVSLAEYYLPELTRDAIESSWGEVRDRVRQVLMRKEDHRRRVSGALADANQRRTLQEDRLLEINADFDEAKSRQDELAAKVASELAADETFVSLSQRAAMAEAALERAEANLNEIEQDAARKLPGYENSALFTYLRDRNYGTDRYGKRGFTRRIDRWLAKYIDYHKASQSYQFLAETPDQMRKIIADDRAALNTVMDELEKRRDLVVKRLGLAAAVAKAEQLGKRRESQLVELDEIRNETDTLERELTDLEDTRGEYYREAVSAIRQRLAEIDTRDLESNARRTPSLTDDQIVARIQGVDQQLDELDGDTRRHHDDIRDMQRCIEALGRLMQRFRAAKFDAARSHFEPDVDILDLLHRAKNERDIDDAWDRLRGAQRWGPTIGKQLGNVASHPMSQVLIGAMALAAGAAMKDHADRAARRRER from the coding sequence ATGACGATTTCCGGTCCGGCGATGCACCGTTTGCTGATGGACGGCTACAAAGATGTCCAACAGCGTCTGGACGAGATGCGGTCGAGAATCTCGTCGATCGATTCACAACGCGACCAGTTGGGCGACGATCGCAGCGATGCCCTGGTCAGTCTGGCGGAGTATTACCTGCCCGAACTGACGCGCGACGCGATCGAATCCTCTTGGGGCGAAGTCCGCGATCGCGTCCGACAAGTCTTGATGCGAAAAGAAGACCACCGCCGCCGCGTCTCCGGCGCCCTGGCCGACGCGAACCAACGCCGCACGCTCCAAGAAGATCGCCTACTGGAAATCAACGCCGACTTCGACGAAGCGAAATCGAGACAGGACGAACTTGCAGCGAAGGTCGCATCCGAATTGGCCGCCGACGAAACGTTTGTGTCGCTGTCCCAACGCGCCGCCATGGCCGAAGCGGCGTTGGAGCGGGCCGAAGCCAATCTGAACGAAATCGAACAGGACGCCGCGCGGAAACTGCCGGGCTATGAAAACAGCGCGCTGTTCACCTACCTGCGTGACCGGAACTACGGCACCGATCGGTACGGCAAACGCGGCTTCACACGCCGCATAGATCGCTGGCTGGCCAAGTACATCGATTACCACAAGGCCAGCCAAAGCTATCAGTTCCTGGCCGAAACGCCCGACCAGATGCGCAAGATCATCGCCGACGACCGTGCGGCACTGAACACGGTGATGGATGAACTGGAAAAGCGACGCGATCTGGTCGTCAAGCGACTCGGGCTGGCCGCCGCGGTGGCGAAAGCCGAACAGTTGGGAAAGCGACGTGAAAGCCAGCTCGTCGAACTGGACGAGATCCGCAATGAAACCGATACGCTGGAGCGCGAGCTGACGGATTTGGAAGACACCCGCGGCGAATACTACCGCGAGGCCGTGTCCGCGATTCGCCAGCGGCTTGCCGAGATCGACACACGGGACCTGGAATCCAACGCCCGCCGAACCCCTTCGCTGACCGACGACCAAATCGTCGCCCGGATCCAGGGGGTCGACCAGCAACTCGATGAGTTGGACGGCGATACCCGACGCCATCACGACGACATCCGCGACATGCAGCGCTGCATCGAAGCGCTCGGACGATTGATGCAGCGGTTCCGCGCGGCCAAATTCGACGCCGCACGCAGCCACTTCGAACCCGACGTCGACATCCTGGACCTGTTGCATCGGGCCAAGAACGAACGCGACATCGACGACGCCTGGGATCGACTCCGCGGCGCCCAGCGTTGGGGACCGACGATCGGCAAACAACTCGGCAACGTCGCCTCGCACCCGATGTCCCAAGTCCTGATCGGCGCGATGGCACTCGCCGCCGGAGCGGCGATGAAAGACCACGCCGACCGAGCCGCCCGCCGCCGCGAACGATGA
- a CDS encoding DUF1501 domain-containing protein: MSEIDSKLGRRAFLNQAGLNFGALAAAAMLGDELAASQIERALPHFAPKAKRVIFLTQSGGPSQIELFDYKPELHKLAGTELPDSVRQGQRLTGMTKHQKQLILPPITRFDAHGQCGALIGEWLPHLGSIADDVCFVKSMVTDQINHAPAMTKFLTGHQLPGRPSFGCWASYGLGSMNKNLPDYVVLISRMKRGSDQPLYDHYWGSGFLPSKHQGVKLRSAKDPVLYLNDPDGFPRELRRDMLDSLASLNRRHHEQTLDPEIETRIDQYEMAFRMQSSIPELTDLSDESESTFQMYGPDSRRPGSYAANCILARRLAERGVRFIQLFHPDWDHHSRLSSWCVSRCIDTDQPSAALVTDLKRRGMLDDTLVIWGGEFGRGVAGQGKWDSPLAGRDHHPRCFTVWMAGAGVKPGFSYGATDDFSYNVVENPVHVRDLHATALHLLGIDHNRFTHRHQGLDFKLTGVEESDVVDGILA, translated from the coding sequence GTGAGTGAGATCGATTCCAAACTTGGACGCCGCGCGTTCTTGAATCAGGCCGGATTGAACTTCGGCGCCCTGGCCGCCGCGGCGATGTTGGGCGATGAGTTGGCCGCGTCGCAAATCGAGCGCGCGTTGCCGCACTTCGCGCCGAAGGCCAAGCGAGTGATTTTTCTGACGCAATCCGGCGGGCCGTCGCAAATCGAATTGTTCGATTACAAGCCCGAATTGCACAAACTGGCCGGGACCGAGCTTCCCGACAGCGTCCGCCAGGGGCAGCGGCTGACCGGCATGACGAAGCATCAGAAACAATTGATCCTGCCGCCGATCACTCGTTTTGACGCCCACGGCCAGTGCGGGGCTTTGATCGGCGAGTGGCTGCCACACCTCGGTTCGATCGCCGACGACGTGTGCTTCGTCAAGTCGATGGTCACCGACCAGATCAATCATGCCCCGGCGATGACGAAGTTTCTGACCGGCCATCAGTTGCCGGGGCGGCCGAGTTTCGGATGCTGGGCCAGTTATGGGCTGGGCAGCATGAACAAGAATCTGCCCGATTACGTCGTGCTGATTTCGCGAATGAAACGGGGCAGTGACCAACCGCTGTACGACCACTACTGGGGCAGCGGATTCTTGCCGTCCAAACACCAGGGTGTCAAGCTGCGCAGTGCCAAAGACCCGGTCCTGTATTTGAATGATCCCGACGGATTTCCGCGAGAGCTTCGCCGCGACATGCTCGATTCACTCGCATCGCTGAATCGCCGGCACCACGAACAAACGTTGGACCCCGAGATCGAAACGCGGATCGATCAATACGAAATGGCGTTCCGGATGCAATCGAGTATTCCGGAATTGACCGATCTGAGCGACGAGTCCGAGTCGACGTTCCAGATGTACGGCCCCGATTCGCGACGCCCGGGAAGCTATGCCGCGAACTGCATTTTGGCGCGACGGTTGGCCGAGCGTGGCGTGCGGTTCATTCAATTGTTTCATCCCGACTGGGACCATCATTCGCGACTCAGTTCGTGGTGCGTTTCGCGGTGCATCGACACGGACCAGCCCAGCGCGGCGCTGGTCACGGATTTGAAACGTCGTGGGATGCTCGATGACACGCTGGTGATCTGGGGCGGCGAATTCGGCCGCGGCGTCGCCGGGCAGGGCAAATGGGACTCACCGCTGGCCGGCCGCGATCACCACCCGCGTTGTTTTACGGTTTGGATGGCCGGTGCGGGCGTCAAGCCGGGGTTCAGTTATGGAGCGACCGACGACTTCAGTTACAACGTGGTGGAAAACCCCGTTCATGTCCGCGACTTGCACGCCACCGCGCTTCATTTGCTCGGCATCGACCACAACCGCTTCACCCACCGCCACCAGGGTCTTGATTTCAAGTTGACCGGCGTGGAAGAGTCGGATGTCGTCGATGGGATTCTCGCGTAG
- a CDS encoding PSD1 and planctomycete cytochrome C domain-containing protein, whose protein sequence is MTQASVTHADDVSFSRDVLPVLSDRCFHCHGPDESNREADLRLDVEEHAKEDRGGYAAIVPGNLEDSELWRRIMTDDEYEVMPPTDSHRKPLTESERAAIREWVLSGATWGKHWSLEVPTRPEPPAADRHPIDAFIESRLAGEGFSLSGRAAPHTQLKRLTLDLTGLSPTPQDVADFDGSDQAWNDAIDRLLQSPRYAERMAMWWLDAARYSDSDGFQQDATRQNWPWRDWVIRQFRDNKSFRDFTIEQFAGDLLPDATEEQILATCFHRNHMTNGEGGRDPEESRIDYVIDRVNTTGTVWLGLTLGCVQCHSHKFDPISHQDYYSLSAFFNSIDEDGNAGMKAKPYLDYTSPHVSDRIDEMASFVQQCEAEHERAHQSAEQRFDDWLRDKVESKSADHRVWWTPTPSASSSEGTMFRVEADQTVQTHGPNPTQDDYRVALEVPAPMEQVSGFRIEVLPDDSHVEKRFTRDGNGEFALTSVLAMVRRQGSPSEIPLELRSVVADVEADEKRDTNWDQRYAKVGKTLNDDARDGWTTEGVEKIEPHVAVYQLDKPWQVRPGDQFVILLRQRSTHGRANIGRFKIALAAERGETVRRVDGDSPIAELVRTLNDGGEVGEALRKRLLAQYLLGDADYQAVAKKRDSAKKQLADLKNQAKPRKVMVLAEREKPRETHILVRGVWDAKGETVQRAVLPSVLDWPANQATSRLDLAHWIVDPENPLTARVAVNHLWQIMFGQGLVRTPGDFGLQGELPTHPRLLDWLAVELIESDWDLQHILRLIATSESYRQSSVASAELLASDPDNRLLARAPRFRLPAWMIRDNALHVSGLLSTAVGGPPVRPYQPEGVWAEITMGRFDYQPSVGPAQYRRTVYAFWRRSSAPTFLFDSAQRRVCEVGVRRTNTPLHALTLLNDISMLEASRALADAVAGGKGQAGDTDQTGEAVDDRMKDLAMRVLSRELSEEELGELKAVLDSVTEIYDGDPEMAVEYCTVGQQPPPRTEFAPQTAAWMTVASLLLNLDEAMTRE, encoded by the coding sequence TTGACCCAGGCAAGCGTGACCCACGCCGATGACGTCTCGTTCTCGCGCGACGTCTTGCCGGTCCTGTCCGACCGATGTTTTCACTGTCACGGCCCCGACGAAAGTAATCGCGAAGCGGACCTTCGTTTGGATGTCGAAGAACACGCCAAGGAGGATCGCGGTGGCTATGCCGCAATCGTTCCGGGGAATCTGGAGGACAGCGAACTCTGGCGGCGGATCATGACGGATGATGAGTATGAAGTGATGCCGCCGACGGATTCACACCGCAAGCCGCTGACCGAATCGGAGCGAGCGGCGATTCGCGAGTGGGTTCTGTCCGGTGCGACGTGGGGCAAGCATTGGTCTCTGGAGGTACCGACACGGCCCGAACCGCCAGCGGCCGACCGGCATCCGATCGATGCATTTATCGAGTCACGTCTTGCCGGCGAAGGTTTCTCACTGAGTGGTCGAGCCGCACCGCACACCCAACTAAAACGGCTGACGTTGGATCTGACGGGCCTGTCACCGACTCCGCAAGACGTCGCGGATTTCGACGGTTCGGACCAGGCATGGAATGATGCCATCGACCGCTTGCTGCAATCACCCCGCTATGCCGAGCGGATGGCGATGTGGTGGTTGGACGCGGCACGCTACTCGGACTCCGACGGGTTTCAGCAGGACGCGACGCGTCAAAACTGGCCGTGGCGTGATTGGGTGATCCGCCAGTTTCGCGACAACAAGTCCTTTCGAGACTTTACGATCGAACAGTTTGCCGGAGACCTGCTTCCCGATGCGACCGAGGAACAGATCCTGGCGACTTGCTTTCACCGCAATCACATGACCAACGGGGAAGGCGGTCGCGACCCGGAAGAATCCCGGATCGACTATGTGATTGATCGCGTGAACACCACCGGCACCGTTTGGTTGGGACTGACACTCGGTTGCGTGCAATGTCATTCACACAAGTTTGACCCGATCTCGCACCAAGACTACTACTCGCTGTCCGCATTCTTCAACAGCATCGACGAAGACGGCAACGCGGGGATGAAAGCCAAGCCGTACCTCGATTACACCTCGCCGCACGTCAGTGACCGCATCGATGAAATGGCATCTTTCGTCCAGCAATGCGAGGCGGAACACGAACGGGCGCATCAATCGGCCGAGCAGCGGTTCGACGACTGGTTACGAGACAAAGTCGAATCGAAATCGGCCGATCATCGAGTTTGGTGGACCCCCACGCCCAGCGCGAGCAGCAGCGAGGGAACGATGTTTCGCGTCGAAGCCGATCAAACCGTCCAGACGCATGGTCCGAATCCGACGCAGGATGACTATCGAGTCGCTTTGGAGGTCCCGGCGCCGATGGAACAAGTGTCCGGGTTCCGCATCGAAGTGTTGCCGGATGATTCTCATGTCGAGAAACGATTCACGCGTGACGGCAACGGAGAATTCGCACTCACCAGCGTCCTGGCGATGGTCCGCCGACAGGGAAGCCCTTCGGAGATTCCGTTGGAGCTGCGTTCGGTTGTCGCTGACGTGGAGGCTGACGAGAAGCGCGACACGAATTGGGATCAGCGTTACGCCAAGGTCGGCAAGACGTTGAACGACGACGCCCGCGACGGTTGGACGACCGAGGGTGTCGAGAAGATCGAGCCGCATGTCGCGGTTTATCAATTGGACAAACCGTGGCAGGTACGCCCCGGCGATCAGTTTGTGATCCTGTTGCGTCAACGTTCGACGCACGGCCGAGCGAACATCGGACGATTCAAGATCGCGTTGGCCGCCGAGCGTGGCGAAACGGTCCGGCGAGTCGATGGCGATTCGCCCATCGCAGAGTTGGTTCGTACTTTGAACGATGGCGGTGAAGTCGGCGAAGCACTCCGCAAACGATTGCTCGCACAGTACCTGTTAGGCGATGCGGACTACCAAGCGGTGGCAAAGAAACGCGACTCGGCCAAGAAGCAGCTCGCGGACTTGAAGAACCAAGCCAAGCCGCGCAAGGTGATGGTGTTGGCCGAAAGGGAGAAACCTCGCGAAACACACATCCTGGTTCGAGGAGTCTGGGACGCCAAAGGGGAAACGGTACAGCGAGCGGTGCTGCCGAGTGTATTGGACTGGCCGGCAAACCAAGCAACGTCACGCCTGGATCTGGCCCACTGGATCGTCGATCCGGAAAACCCGCTCACCGCTCGCGTCGCGGTAAATCATCTTTGGCAGATCATGTTCGGCCAGGGGCTGGTGCGAACGCCCGGCGATTTCGGGTTGCAGGGGGAGCTGCCGACGCATCCGCGGTTGCTGGACTGGTTGGCGGTCGAGTTGATCGAAAGTGACTGGGATTTGCAACACATCCTCCGGCTGATCGCGACCAGTGAATCGTATCGCCAAAGCAGCGTGGCGTCAGCGGAGTTGTTGGCCAGCGATCCGGACAATCGCCTGCTGGCACGCGCACCGCGATTCCGATTGCCGGCATGGATGATCCGTGACAACGCATTGCACGTTTCCGGGCTTTTGTCCACCGCCGTCGGCGGGCCGCCGGTACGGCCTTACCAACCCGAAGGCGTCTGGGCCGAGATCACGATGGGACGCTTTGATTATCAACCCAGCGTCGGTCCGGCACAGTATCGAAGAACGGTGTATGCGTTTTGGCGTCGCAGCAGCGCCCCGACGTTCTTGTTCGACAGCGCCCAACGCCGCGTTTGCGAGGTCGGCGTGCGTCGCACCAACACGCCGCTTCACGCGCTGACCTTGTTGAACGACATCAGCATGCTGGAAGCGTCGCGGGCACTTGCCGATGCGGTCGCCGGAGGCAAGGGCCAGGCCGGGGACACTGACCAGACAGGAGAAGCGGTCGATGACCGAATGAAGGATCTGGCCATGCGAGTGCTGTCGCGCGAGCTGAGCGAAGAGGAACTGGGGGAATTGAAAGCGGTGTTGGATTCGGTGACAGAGATTTACGACGGAGATCCGGAGATGGCGGTCGAGTATTGCACCGTCGGCCAACAGCCGCCGCCGCGAACGGAATTCGCTCCGCAGACTGCCGCCTGGATGACCGTTGCCAGTTTACTTTTGAATCTTGACGAGGCGATGACCCGTGAGTGA